In Sphaeramia orbicularis chromosome 5, fSphaOr1.1, whole genome shotgun sequence, a genomic segment contains:
- the dstyk gene encoding dual serine/threonine and tyrosine protein kinase isoform X2, giving the protein MEGNTQQKSTPLARELTKIFSSYNKHSVQLKKNLKETNAFFREIRQNYSNACASTISDSASLEAGPLSCIAFPSHEEEFLCNTVGAAPYILVLGQDCAARYQLLNCLLGERLLPLGPEAGEACEGVQGTVCKRRKLCFSHGRQTRLSLALPGQYELVHQLAANCGRWDTVPREDLEIHEECEDPAHRLAELEITLHHPLLQEAKVMVVPCPSVQPIEEALEDYTRGVIPIILYAINQDSLSSEQVAELWKVKEMLPFPFCFIRVPDTMPAASPEPGRRTEKDKDKEKSPLHKQLVSLGLLNSPAGNCSCGAPTQMPTPGAKPQSMLGEAFERLHRLLVPFARQVLQNQQVEAANLLNGLHCRCLDLFINQAFDMQRDLQITPRRLEYTREKEGELFTSLMAIANRKQEEMKEMIVETLSSMKEQLLEDAANLEFTDIIVTTNGEPVTSKEIKSCIHQIQELIVLRLNQAVANKLISSVDYLRESFVGTLERCLNSLEKSHIESSVHNITSNHLKQLLNAAYHVEVTFHSGSSVTRLVWEQIKQIIHRITFVNPPAITPEWKRKVAQDAIESLSAAKLARSICSQFRTRLNSSHEAFAASLRQLEEGHTGRLERTEDLWLRVRKDHAPRLARLSLESRSLRDVLLHGKPKLGRELGRGQYGVVYFCDSWGGHYPCALKSVVPPDDKHWNDLALEFHYTRTLPKHERLVDLHGSVIDHTYAGGSSIAVLLIMERLHRDLYTGLKAGLSLKERLQIALDVVEGIRFLHSQGLLHRDIKLKNVLVSANQMAPQQIHHGGFFYM; this is encoded by the exons ATGGAAGGAAATACACAACAGAAAAGCACTCCTTTAGCTCGGGAACTAACCAAGATATTCAGCAGTTACAATAAGCACTCCGTACAGCTCAAGAAGAACCTGAAAGAGACAAATGCGTTCTTCAGGGAAATAAGACAAAACTACAGCAATGCCTGTGCATCAACCATCTCGGATTCAGCTTCTCTGGAGGCAG GTCCGCTCAGCTGCATCGCTTTCCCCAGTCATGAGGAAGAGTTCCTATGCAACACAGTGGGTGCTGCCCCTTACATCCTGGTGCTGGGCCAGGACTGTGCGGCCCGCTACCAGCTGCTCAACTGTCTTCTGGGGGAGAGGCTTCTGCCGCTGGGCCCTGAGGCCGGAGAGGCTTGTGAAGGAGTCCAGGGCACAGTCTGCAAGAGGCGGAAGCTGTGTTTCAGCCACGGGAGGCAGACACGGCTCAGTCTGGCGCTGCCTGGTCAGTATGAGCTAGTGCATCAGCTGGCAGCTAACTGTGGCCGCTGGGACACGGTGCCCCGAGAGGACCTGGAGATCCACGAGGAATGTGAAGACCCAGCCCACAGGCTAGCTGAGCTGGAGATCACCCTGCATCACCCACTGCTTCAG GAAGCGAAGGTCATGGTGGTGCCTTGTCCGAGTGTCCAGCCCATAGAAGAAGCCCTGGAAGACTACACTCGTGGTGTGATCCCCATCATACTCTACGCCATCAACCAGGACTCCTTGAGCTCAGAACAGGTGGCTGAGCTGTGGAAGGTCAAAGAGATGCTCCCATTTCCTTTCTGTTTTATCCGTGTTCCTGACACGATGCCAGCAGCCTCCCCGGAGCCCGGCCGCCGCACTGAGAAGGACAAGGACAAGGAGAAGAGCCCCCTGCACAAGCAGCTGGTCTCCCTTGGTTTACTTAATAGCCCAGCAGGAAACTGCTCCTGTGGTGCACCTACACAGATGCCCACCCCTGGCGCCAAGCCCCAGAGCATGCTGGGTGAGGCCTTTGAAAGACTGCATCGGTTGCTGGTTCCTTTTGCACGACAAGTACTTCAAAACCAGCAGGTGGAGGCTGCCAACCTGCTCAATGGGCTCCACTGTCGCTGCCTCGATCTTTTCATCAACCAG GCGTTTGACATGCAGCGGGACCTGCAGATAACACCCCGCAGACTGGAGTACACGCGTGAGAAAGAGGGTGAACTGTTCACTTCCCTCATGGCCATCGCCAACCGCAAACAGGAGGAAATGAAGGAGATGATTGTGGAGACACTCAGCAGCATGAAAGAGCAGTTGCTCGAGGACGCTGCCAACCTGGAGTTCACAG ACATAATTGTAACAACCAATGGAGAGCCTGTTACGTCAAAGGAGATCAAATCTTGCATCCATCAGATCCAGGAGCTGATAGTGCTTCGTCTGAATCAGGCTGTGGCAAATAAGCTCATCAGCTCTGTGGACTATTTGAGGGAGAGCTTCGTAGGGACTCTGGAGCGATGTCTCAACAGTCTGGAGAAGTCGCATATTGAATCTTCTGTCCACAATATTACTTCCAATCACCTCAAACAG TTATTAAATGCTGCCTATCACGTGGAGGTCACCTTTCATTCAGGGTCATCTGTAACACGACTTGTCTGGGAGCAAATCAAACAG ATAATCCACAGGATAACCTTCGTGAACCCTCCTGCTATTACTCCAGAGTGGAAGCGGAAAGTGGCCCAGGATGCCATAGAAAGCCTCAGTGCTGCTAAACTGGCCAGAAGCATCTGCTCCCAGTTCAGGACCCGACTCAACAGCTCCCATGAAGCCTTTGCAGCATCCCTGCGTCAG tTGGAGGAAGGACACACGGGGCGTCTGGAGCGAACTGAGGACCTGTGGCTTCGTGTGAGGAAGGACCACGCCCCTCGTCTGGCCCGTCTGTCTCTGGAGAGCCGCTCCCTCAGGGATGTGCTGCTGCATG GCAAGCCAAAGCTCGGGCGAGAGTTGGGTCGAGGCCAGTATGGAGTCgtgtacttttgtgacagttggGGAGGACACTACCCATGTGCATTAAAGTCTGTGGTACCGCCCGACGATAAACACTGGAACGACCTCGCGTTGGAGTTTCACTACACAAG GACTCTACCTAAACACGAGCGTCTGGTGGACCTGCACGGTTCTGTGATCGATCACACCTACGCAGGCGGCTCGAGCATTGCTGTGCTGCTGATCATGGAGCGACTGCACAGAGACCTCTACACAGGATTAAAG GCTGGTTTATCACTGAAGGAGAGGCTACAGATTGCTCTGGATGTAGTGGAGGGGATACGCTTCCTGCACAGTCAGGGCCTTTTGCACAGAGACATAAAGCTAAAAAATGTACTGGTAAGTGCAAACCAAATGGCACCTCAGCAAATACACCATGGAGGCTTTTTCT ATATGTGA
- the dstyk gene encoding dual serine/threonine and tyrosine protein kinase isoform X1 codes for MEGNTQQKSTPLARELTKIFSSYNKHSVQLKKNLKETNAFFREIRQNYSNACASTISDSASLEAGPLSCIAFPSHEEEFLCNTVGAAPYILVLGQDCAARYQLLNCLLGERLLPLGPEAGEACEGVQGTVCKRRKLCFSHGRQTRLSLALPGQYELVHQLAANCGRWDTVPREDLEIHEECEDPAHRLAELEITLHHPLLQEAKVMVVPCPSVQPIEEALEDYTRGVIPIILYAINQDSLSSEQVAELWKVKEMLPFPFCFIRVPDTMPAASPEPGRRTEKDKDKEKSPLHKQLVSLGLLNSPAGNCSCGAPTQMPTPGAKPQSMLGEAFERLHRLLVPFARQVLQNQQVEAANLLNGLHCRCLDLFINQAFDMQRDLQITPRRLEYTREKEGELFTSLMAIANRKQEEMKEMIVETLSSMKEQLLEDAANLEFTDIIVTTNGEPVTSKEIKSCIHQIQELIVLRLNQAVANKLISSVDYLRESFVGTLERCLNSLEKSHIESSVHNITSNHLKQLLNAAYHVEVTFHSGSSVTRLVWEQIKQIIHRITFVNPPAITPEWKRKVAQDAIESLSAAKLARSICSQFRTRLNSSHEAFAASLRQLEEGHTGRLERTEDLWLRVRKDHAPRLARLSLESRSLRDVLLHGKPKLGRELGRGQYGVVYFCDSWGGHYPCALKSVVPPDDKHWNDLALEFHYTRTLPKHERLVDLHGSVIDHTYAGGSSIAVLLIMERLHRDLYTGLKAGLSLKERLQIALDVVEGIRFLHSQGLLHRDIKLKNVLLDKQNRAKITDLGFCKPEAMMSGSIVGTPIHMAPELFTGKYDNSVDVYAFGILFWYLCTGSVKLPEAFEKCSSKDQLWTNVKKGSRPERLPSFDEECWQLMEACWNGDPSLRPLLGIVEPSLQSIMVRLCSCSTEQKSSSLEDSN; via the exons ATGGAAGGAAATACACAACAGAAAAGCACTCCTTTAGCTCGGGAACTAACCAAGATATTCAGCAGTTACAATAAGCACTCCGTACAGCTCAAGAAGAACCTGAAAGAGACAAATGCGTTCTTCAGGGAAATAAGACAAAACTACAGCAATGCCTGTGCATCAACCATCTCGGATTCAGCTTCTCTGGAGGCAG GTCCGCTCAGCTGCATCGCTTTCCCCAGTCATGAGGAAGAGTTCCTATGCAACACAGTGGGTGCTGCCCCTTACATCCTGGTGCTGGGCCAGGACTGTGCGGCCCGCTACCAGCTGCTCAACTGTCTTCTGGGGGAGAGGCTTCTGCCGCTGGGCCCTGAGGCCGGAGAGGCTTGTGAAGGAGTCCAGGGCACAGTCTGCAAGAGGCGGAAGCTGTGTTTCAGCCACGGGAGGCAGACACGGCTCAGTCTGGCGCTGCCTGGTCAGTATGAGCTAGTGCATCAGCTGGCAGCTAACTGTGGCCGCTGGGACACGGTGCCCCGAGAGGACCTGGAGATCCACGAGGAATGTGAAGACCCAGCCCACAGGCTAGCTGAGCTGGAGATCACCCTGCATCACCCACTGCTTCAG GAAGCGAAGGTCATGGTGGTGCCTTGTCCGAGTGTCCAGCCCATAGAAGAAGCCCTGGAAGACTACACTCGTGGTGTGATCCCCATCATACTCTACGCCATCAACCAGGACTCCTTGAGCTCAGAACAGGTGGCTGAGCTGTGGAAGGTCAAAGAGATGCTCCCATTTCCTTTCTGTTTTATCCGTGTTCCTGACACGATGCCAGCAGCCTCCCCGGAGCCCGGCCGCCGCACTGAGAAGGACAAGGACAAGGAGAAGAGCCCCCTGCACAAGCAGCTGGTCTCCCTTGGTTTACTTAATAGCCCAGCAGGAAACTGCTCCTGTGGTGCACCTACACAGATGCCCACCCCTGGCGCCAAGCCCCAGAGCATGCTGGGTGAGGCCTTTGAAAGACTGCATCGGTTGCTGGTTCCTTTTGCACGACAAGTACTTCAAAACCAGCAGGTGGAGGCTGCCAACCTGCTCAATGGGCTCCACTGTCGCTGCCTCGATCTTTTCATCAACCAG GCGTTTGACATGCAGCGGGACCTGCAGATAACACCCCGCAGACTGGAGTACACGCGTGAGAAAGAGGGTGAACTGTTCACTTCCCTCATGGCCATCGCCAACCGCAAACAGGAGGAAATGAAGGAGATGATTGTGGAGACACTCAGCAGCATGAAAGAGCAGTTGCTCGAGGACGCTGCCAACCTGGAGTTCACAG ACATAATTGTAACAACCAATGGAGAGCCTGTTACGTCAAAGGAGATCAAATCTTGCATCCATCAGATCCAGGAGCTGATAGTGCTTCGTCTGAATCAGGCTGTGGCAAATAAGCTCATCAGCTCTGTGGACTATTTGAGGGAGAGCTTCGTAGGGACTCTGGAGCGATGTCTCAACAGTCTGGAGAAGTCGCATATTGAATCTTCTGTCCACAATATTACTTCCAATCACCTCAAACAG TTATTAAATGCTGCCTATCACGTGGAGGTCACCTTTCATTCAGGGTCATCTGTAACACGACTTGTCTGGGAGCAAATCAAACAG ATAATCCACAGGATAACCTTCGTGAACCCTCCTGCTATTACTCCAGAGTGGAAGCGGAAAGTGGCCCAGGATGCCATAGAAAGCCTCAGTGCTGCTAAACTGGCCAGAAGCATCTGCTCCCAGTTCAGGACCCGACTCAACAGCTCCCATGAAGCCTTTGCAGCATCCCTGCGTCAG tTGGAGGAAGGACACACGGGGCGTCTGGAGCGAACTGAGGACCTGTGGCTTCGTGTGAGGAAGGACCACGCCCCTCGTCTGGCCCGTCTGTCTCTGGAGAGCCGCTCCCTCAGGGATGTGCTGCTGCATG GCAAGCCAAAGCTCGGGCGAGAGTTGGGTCGAGGCCAGTATGGAGTCgtgtacttttgtgacagttggGGAGGACACTACCCATGTGCATTAAAGTCTGTGGTACCGCCCGACGATAAACACTGGAACGACCTCGCGTTGGAGTTTCACTACACAAG GACTCTACCTAAACACGAGCGTCTGGTGGACCTGCACGGTTCTGTGATCGATCACACCTACGCAGGCGGCTCGAGCATTGCTGTGCTGCTGATCATGGAGCGACTGCACAGAGACCTCTACACAGGATTAAAG GCTGGTTTATCACTGAAGGAGAGGCTACAGATTGCTCTGGATGTAGTGGAGGGGATACGCTTCCTGCACAGTCAGGGCCTTTTGCACAGAGACATAAAGCTAAAAAATGTACTG TTGGACAAACAAAATCGTGCAAAGATCACTGACCTGGGCTTCTGTAAACCAGAGGCCATGATGTCTGGGAGCATCGTAGGAACCCCGATCCACATGGCTCCAGAGCTGTTTACAG GAAAGTATGATAACTCTGTCGATGTCTACGCCTTCGGGATTCTTTTCTGGTATCTCTGTACTGGTTCAGTAAAACTCCCAGAAGCCTTTGAGAAGTGTTCCAGCAAGGACCAACTCTGGACCAACGttaaaaaag GGTCCAGGCCAGAGCGACTGCCCAGCTTCGACGAGGAGTGCTGGCAGCTGATGGAGGCCTGCTGGAACGGAGACCCCTCCCTCAGGCCTCTGCTCGGGATCGTAGAGCCCAGCCTGCAAAGCATCATGGTCCGGCTCTGCAGCTGCAGCACTGAACAGAAAAGCAGCAGCCTCGAGGACTCAAACTGA